Proteins encoded within one genomic window of Zootoca vivipara chromosome 12, rZooViv1.1, whole genome shotgun sequence:
- the LOC132591150 gene encoding zinc finger protein 135-like, whose translation MDHLDGATQSSEKLYQCLECGKSFSQSAHLTSHQRIHTGEKPYQCLECGKSFSQSNSLTSHQRIHTGEKPYKCLECGKSFSHRQSLTSHQRIHTGEKPYQCLECGKGFRQVTMLSSHQRIHTGEKPYQCLECGKSFRQRGDLTTHRRTHTGQKPYQCFECGKSFSQSSNLKTHQRIHKEEKPYQCLECGMRFNRTDSLSAHQRTHTGQKPYQCFECGKSFSQSSILKTHQIIHKGEKPYQCLECGKRFGRKDGLTSHQRIHTGTKLYQCFECGKSFGEGAKLSSHQRIHTGEKPCQCLECGKSFSSRKSLTSHQRIHTGEKPYQCLECGKSFRQRGDLTTHQRIHTGEKPYQCLECGKSFSLKSRLTSHQRIHTGEKPYKCLECGKSFRHSLTTHQRIHTGDKPYQCLECGKSFSRKNRLTTHQRIHTEGRPRNKSNKAKIIKQPIQNTVVWERERGGGK comes from the exons atgGACCATCTTG atggtgcGACACAGAGTAGTGAGAAAttgtatcagtgcttggaatgtggaaagagcttcagtcaaagcgcacatctcacttcccatcaacgaattcatacaggggagaaaccctatcagtgtttggaatgtggaaagagcttcagtcagagcaacagtctcacttcccatcaaagaattcatacaggggagaaaccctataaatgcctagaatgtgggaaaagcttcagtcacAGGCAGAGTCTCACttcgcatcaaagaattcatacaggggagaaaccctatcagtgcttggaatgtggaaaggggTTCCGGCAGGTGACTATGctctcttcccatcaaagaattcatacaggggagaaaccctatcagtgcctggaatgtggaaagagctttcgtcagaGAGGTGATCTCACAACCCATCGAAGAACTCATACAGgtcagaaaccatatcagtgcttcgaatgtgggaagagcttcagtcaaagctcaaatctcaagacccatcaaagaattcataaagaggagaaaccctatcagtgcttggaatgtgggatgAGGTTCAATCGAACGGATAGTCTCAGtgcccatcaaagaactcatacaggtcagaaaccatatcagtgcttcgaatgtgggaagagcttcagtcaaagctcGATTCTCAAgacccatcaaataattcataaaggggagaaaccttatcaatgcctggaatgtgggaagagattCGGACGAAAGGATGGTCTCACttcgcatcaaagaattcatacaggaacgaaactctatcagtgctttgaatgtggaaagagcttcgggGAGGGGGCTAAACTCTcttcacatcaaagaattcatacaggtgagaaaccatgtcagtgtttggaatgtggaaagagcttcagttccaGGAAGAGTCTCACTTcgcaccaaagaattcatacaggggagaaaccctatcagtgcctggaatgtggaaagagctttcgtcagaGAGGTGATCTCAcaacccatcaaagaattcatacaggggagaaaccatatcagtgcttagaatgtggaaagagctttagtctgAAGTCTCGtcttacttcccatcaaagaattcatacaggggagaaaccctataaatgcctagaatgtggaaagagttttaggcACAGTCTcactacccatcaaagaattcatacaggggacaaaccctatcagtgcttagaatgtggaaagagcttcagtcggaagaatcgtctcactacccatcaaagaattcatacagagggAAGACCaagaaataaaagtaataaagcAAAAATTATTAAACAACCCATACAAAACACAGTTGTATGGGAACGAGAAAGGGGCGGGGGGAAATAA